The following proteins are encoded in a genomic region of Syngnathus acus chromosome 22, fSynAcu1.2, whole genome shotgun sequence:
- the LOC119116382 gene encoding asialoglycoprotein receptor 2-like, producing the protein MIHQRKEFFFLLLLCFPLSRGQSECPTGWLEHGGKCYYFSSDTKTWKEANAFCLSHDSKLTSILDADEKDWLRTTFRQGKAWLGLTDEHTEGVWSWTDESLFTESMANWGEDQPNNYAGGKRGAHCAAMVTRLEGRWFDYDCDSSTVNYICKRANLESIVCSVVLGKEP; encoded by the exons ATGATCCATCAACGCAAAGaattcttctttcttcttttgctttgtttccctTTGAGCCGTG GGCAGTCTGAGTGTCCAACGGGCTGGCTGGAGCACGGGGGCAAGTGTTACTACTTCTCCAGCGACACCAAGACATGGAAGGAGGCAAATGCCTTCTGTTTGTCACATGACAGCAAGCTGACGAGCATTTTGGATGCCGACGAGAAG GACTGGCTGAGGACAACATTCAGACAGGGCAAGGCTTGGCTGGGCCTGACGGACGAGCACACGGAGGGAGTGTGGAGTTGGACTGATGAAAGTCTCTTCACCGAATCGATGGC GAACTGGGGTGAAGACCAGCCAAACAACTATGCCGGAGGGAAGCGAGGTGCACACTGTGCCGCCATGGTGACCCGCCTTGAGGGTCGCTGGTTCGACTACGACTGCGACAGCAGCACAGTCAACTACATCTGCAAACGGGCCAACCTCGAGTCCATTGTGTGTAGCGTTGTTTTAGGTAAGGAGCCGTGA
- the LOC119116380 gene encoding asialoglycoprotein receptor 1-like produces the protein MIHQRKEFFFLLLLCFPLSRGQSECPTGWLEHRGKCYYFSSDTKTWKEANAFCLSHDSKLTSILDADEKDWLRTTFRQGKAWLGLTDEHTEGVWSWTDESLFIESMA, from the exons ATGATCCATCAACGCAAAGaattcttctttcttcttttgctttgtttccctTTGAGCCGTG GGCAGTCTGAGTGTCCAACGGGCTGGCTGGAGCACAGGGGCAAGTGTTACTACTTCTCCAGCGACACCAAGACATGGAAGGAGGCAAATGCCTTCTGTTTGTCACATGACAGCAAGCTGACGAGCATTTTGGATGCCGACGAGAAG GACTGGCTGAGGACAACATTCAGACAGGGCAAGGCTTGGCTGGGCCTGACGGACGAGCACACGGAGGGAGTGTGGAGTTGGACTGATGAAAGTCTCTTCATCGAATCGATGGCGTGA
- the LOC119116387 gene encoding uncharacterized protein LOC119116387 produces MIHQRKEFFFLLLLCFPLSRGQSECPTGWLEHGGKCYYFSSDTKTWKEANAFCLSHDSKLTSILDADEKDWLRTTFRQGKAWLGLTDEHTEGVWSWTDESLFTESMANWGEDQPNNYAGGKRGAHCAAMVTRLEGRWFDYDCDSSTANYICKRANLESIVAPKENQVLDISEEQAAKPVDQIVMVPKENQELDVSEQLAVELVTQMAIAGKVVPKPEEDSKTETKLPCSPGEVRCSRKVILKPKSYFGEASLFGELVGGLKMGNIIIVKGKFWPNAKRCFINLEGDGDLQAFHMDIRFDYFGNKRVFVRNSKVSGKWGREERQLTSFPFVPEQFFEIHIRCDANSFHVTLNGGVHLDYKYRSGLDEIKRVRLLRAAMQTDVTLM; encoded by the exons ATGATCCATCAACGCAAAGaattcttctttcttcttttgctttgtttccctTTGAGCCGTG GGCAGTCTGAGTGTCCAACGGGCTGGCTGGAGCACGGGGGCAAGTGTTACTACTTCTCCAGCGACACCAAGACATGGAAGGAGGCAAATGCCTTCTGTTTGTCACATGACAGCAAGCTGACGAGCATTTTGGATGCCGACGAGAAG GACTGGCTGAGGACAACATTCAGACAGGGCAAGGCTTGGCTGGGCCTGACGGACGAGCACACGGAGGGAGTGTGGAGTTGGACTGATGAAAGTCTCTTCACCGAATCGATGGC GAACTGGGGGGAAGACCAGCCAAACAACTATGCCGGAGGGAAGCGAGGTGCACACTGTGCCGCCATGGTGACCCGCCTTGAGGGTCGCTGGTTCGACTACGACTGCGACAGCAGCACAGCCAACTACATCTGCAAACGGGCCAACCTCGAGTCCATT GTGGcgccaaaagaaaatcaagtcTTGGACATCAGTGAAGAACAGGCAGCGAAGCCCGTCGACCAGATAGTG ATGGtgccaaaagaaaatcaagagTTGGATGTCAGTGAACAGCTGGCAGTGGAGCTCGTCACCCAGATGGCCATTGCGGGAAAGGTGGTGCCT AAACCAGAGGAAGACAGCAAGACTGAGACCAAACTGCCATGTTCACCTGGTGAAGTCAGATGCTCCCGCAAAGTGATTCTGAAACCTAAATCC TATTTCGGCGAGGCATCTCTATTCGGGGAGCTGGTTGGAGGTCTCAAGATGGgcaacatcatcatcgtcaaaGGAAAATTCTGGCCGAACGCAAAACG CTGTTTCATCAACCTTGAGGGTGATGGTGACCTCCAAGCTTTCCACATGGACATTCGCTTCGACTATTTTGGAAATAAGAGAGTGTTTGTGCGGAACAGCAAGGTGTCTGGCAAATGGGGCAGGGAGGAGCGCCAGCTGACCTCTTTCCCGTTTGTGCCCGAACAGTTTTTTGAG ATCCACATCCGCTGTGATGCCAATTCCTTCCACGTGACCCTCAACGGCGGCGTCCACCTGGACTACAAGTACCGATCAGGCTTAGACGAGATCAAGCGTGTGAGACTGCTTCGTGCTGCGATGCAGACAGACGTCACCCTGATGTGA
- the LOC119116381 gene encoding galectin-4-like yields the protein MAIAGKVVPKPEEDSKTETKLPCSPGEVRCSRKVILKPKSYFGEASLIGELVGGLKMGNIIIVKGKFWPNAKRCFINLEGDGDLQAFHMDIRLDYFGNKRVFVRNSKVSGKWGREERQLTSFPFVPEQFFEIHIRCDANSFHVILNGAVHLDYKYRSGLDEIKRVRLLRAAMQTDVTLM from the exons ATGGCCATTGCGGGAAAGGTGGTGCCT AAACCAGAGGAAGACAGCAAGACTGAGACCAAACTGCCATGTTCACCTGGTGAAGTCAGATGCTCCCGCAAAGTGATTCTGAAACCTAAATCT TATTTCGGCGAGGCATCTCTAATCGGGGAGCTGGTTGGAGGTCTCAAGATGGgcaacatcatcatcgtcaaaGGAAAATTCTGGCCGAACGCAAAACG CTGTTTCATCAACCTTGAGGGTGATGGTGACCTCCAAGCTTTCCACATGGACATTCGCTTAGACTATTTTGGAAATAAGAGAGTGTTTGTGCGAAACAGCAAGGTGTCTGGCAAATGGGGCAGGGAGGAGCGCCAGCTGACCTCTTTCCCGTTTGTGCCCGAACAGTTTTTTGAG ATCCACATCCGCTGTGATGCCAATTCCTTCCACGTGATCCTCAACGGCGCCGTCCACCTGGACTACAAGTACCGATCAGGCTTAGACGAGATCAAGCGTGTGAGACTGCTTCGTGCCGCGATGCAGACAGACGTCACCCTGATGTGA